A genomic segment from Thermococcus sp. LS1 encodes:
- a CDS encoding NADH-quinone oxidoreductase subunit C encodes MGEVKWEREQMLVDKILEKAPYAEGKVRRERRIEFSIPADRIRDFLMLLKENDFELMLQITTVDWPNDGELELIYQMWSVTHRTHAMVRTRIPRDLDKARMPTVKDIYPVAETYERDAHDFFGVYFEGNEKMEMPWILDDTEQGLFPHRKDFDMLTYVKKKYKLLDRFDEDKDNYVI; translated from the coding sequence ATGGGTGAAGTCAAGTGGGAGAGAGAGCAGATGCTCGTTGACAAAATCCTTGAAAAAGCTCCCTACGCCGAGGGCAAGGTGCGGCGCGAACGGAGGATTGAGTTCAGCATTCCAGCAGACAGGATAAGGGACTTCCTCATGCTGCTCAAGGAGAACGACTTCGAGCTCATGCTCCAGATAACGACCGTTGACTGGCCCAACGACGGCGAGCTTGAGCTCATCTATCAGATGTGGAGCGTGACCCACAGAACCCACGCCATGGTCAGAACACGGATTCCGAGGGATCTCGATAAGGCAAGGATGCCGACCGTCAAGGACATATACCCTGTGGCTGAGACCTACGAGAGGGACGCCCACGACTTCTTTGGAGTCTACTTCGAGGGCAACGAGAAGATGGAGATGCCGTGGATCCTCGACGACACCGAGCAGGGGCTCTTCCCGCACAGAAAGGACTTCGACATGCTGACCTACGTGAAGAAGAAGTACAAGCTGCTCGACAGGTTCGATGAGGATAAGGACAACTACGTGATTTGA
- a CDS encoding NADH-quinone oxidoreductase subunit B family protein, translating into MVDWRLFEPLFNYARKKSLWIVAFCTGCGGIEMPPLMTSRYDLERFGMMPDPSPRQYDLFLITGYVTPKTLKRIIITYEMAPDPKYVLAHGSCPLNGGIYWDAYNAIKHLDKYIPVDVVIAGCMPRPEAVMDGIQKIMEMIENGTADGWKRYKENYEWYKKNQDELFGEGWREREARRWIPWLMDKKKEE; encoded by the coding sequence ATGGTGGACTGGAGACTCTTCGAACCTCTCTTTAATTATGCGAGAAAGAAGAGCCTTTGGATTGTGGCGTTCTGTACCGGATGTGGCGGTATAGAGATGCCGCCCCTCATGACGTCAAGGTATGACCTAGAGCGATTCGGTATGATGCCAGACCCGAGCCCAAGGCAGTACGACCTCTTCCTCATCACGGGCTACGTTACGCCGAAGACCCTCAAGAGAATCATAATCACCTACGAGATGGCGCCCGATCCAAAGTACGTCCTGGCCCACGGCTCCTGCCCGCTCAACGGTGGAATCTACTGGGACGCCTACAACGCCATCAAGCACCTCGACAAGTACATCCCGGTCGATGTCGTCATAGCCGGATGTATGCCGAGGCCAGAGGCAGTCATGGATGGAATCCAGAAGATAATGGAGATGATTGAGAACGGAACAGCAGACGGATGGAAGAGGTACAAAGAGAACTACGAGTGGTACAAGAAGAACCAGGATGAGCTCTTCGGCGAGGGATGGCGTGAGAGAGAAGCTAGGAGGTGGATTCCATGGCTGATGGACAAGAAAAAGGAGGAGTGA